The genomic interval CTGACCTAAGCAATCTAGTTATAAATTCCAACAAGATAAAATCTTTATAGACGAATAAAACTCAATTGTTGCACAGATTTCACATTCACATATTGATTCACAGGTTTGACTTGAAACAAGAATAGAAAACCacaaaaaaatgtatcattTGTTTGCATTTCAATAGATCAATCCACTAAAACCATATCAATGACTTTGACATTTGCTATTAACAGACGCTATACAAGTGTAAATGCTACCAACAAGTAACAGTATTACTTGAATCATCATCAGGTATTATCTAAAACAATCTAGACAACTACCGAAACATGAGGAAGTATGTCTGTACCTTCCTTTTGTTGCCAGCAGTACCACTTCCATCAGACTTCTCAGCCTCAGCCTTCAAATCAACCTTCAAGTCCTCAACAACACTCTTGCTCTCAAGATCCCAAATCTTAATACCCTGCTCAGTCGCAGCACAGAGCCAGTACCTATTAGGGCTAAAGCAGAGCGCGTGGATCACAGAGTTGGCTTCAAGAGAGTAAAGCTTCTTCCCCTCAGCCAAATCCCACAGCAACACCACACCGTCTTTCCCACCACTCGCGCACAGAGAACCATCAGGCGAAACAGCAACAGTGTTCACATACCCACCGTGACCCGCAAGAGTCGACCTGAGCTTACAGTTCGCCAAGTTCCAAACTTTCACGGTCTTGTCCCACGACGCCGACACAATCGTCGGCTGGAGAGTGTTGGGACTGAACCTAACGCAGCTGACCCAGTCGCCGTGCCCCTCGCCGCCTCCTTCCGCGATGGTGTACTTACACTCACCTAGAGTGTTCCACAGCTTG from Raphanus sativus cultivar WK10039 unplaced genomic scaffold, ASM80110v3 Scaffold2405, whole genome shotgun sequence carries:
- the LOC108821752 gene encoding receptor for activated C kinase 1A, whose translation is MAEGLVLKGTMRAHTDMVTAIATPIDNSDIIVSSSRDKSIILWKLTKDDKSYGVAQRRLTGHSHFVEDVVLSSDGQFALSGSWDGELRLWDLAAGVSTRRFVGHTKDVLSVAFSLDNRQIVSASRDRTIKLWNTLGECKYTIAEGGGEGHGDWVSCVRFSPNTLQPTIVSASWDKTVKVWNLANCKLRSTLAGHGGYVNTVAVSPDGSLCASGGKDGVVLLWDLAEGKKLYSLEANSVIHALCFSPNRYWLCAATEQGIKIWDLESKSVVEDLKVDLKAEAEKSDGSGTAGNKRKVIYCTSLNWSADGSTLFSGYTDGVIRVWGIGRY